Within Dysgonomonas sp. HDW5A, the genomic segment AATGCACCTGTATCGGTCATCATTCCCATATAGATGGCCTCTGCCGAGTCTTTACTCATCATTTCAAAATCTCCCATGCGGCAGATCAATCTGAAAACAAGTTCGCTCGTAGACGATATTTCGGGATGAGAAATACAAACATCACTAAAATCCGATGGGTATGGGTGATGATCAATCAACACCTTTTTCGCTTTAGATTCTTCAACCGCCAGTCCGACATTCTTAATGCGGCTCAAGACATTAAAGTCTAAACAGAAAATAAGATCAGTTTCACTGATTAGCTTTTCTGCAAAGTCGGGATATTTCTCATAAATAAGAATATCTTTCGAACCCTTTAACCATTTTAGAAAATACGGAAACTCATTAGGTACGATTATAGTAGCATCCAGACCCTGATCGATCAGATAATGATATAATCCTAAAGAAGAACCAATAGCATCGCCGTCGGGAGAAACATGAGTCACAATAACAGCTTTGTCCGCTTTATCAATTAGGTCAGCTACTTTAGTTATCTTATCCTGATCTATTATTTTTGTAAACATTCTAAGTAAAATAAATATATTAAGCTCTGTGAGCTATTTTTTGCCGGGGTAAACAAAAGTCGAAAAGAGTGTTATCCATAGAAAACAATCATTAAATACTTTCAGTTACTTTAAATAGACAATTGTAACAAACAGTGTTTACTACAATCATTTAATAGCAAATCGGTCATATGACCTTAGTTAAAATACAATCGTACAAAAATACTAAAAAAATATCCGTAAAACCCCATTACCTCAACATCGTAATAGAGAATTCGCAATTTTTCACATTCTAAGACAATTGCATCTACTTAAATTATTTATAGCCAGATACTACTTTATTCTAAGGAAATCAATCATTTTTTAATCTTGCAATAATATTGATACTTTGGCTTTTTTATTATATGTTTGTAGTTCATTGTATTTTTAACAAACTATTAACAAACTATTATGAAGAAAAAAAAACTACTATTTTTTTATGTATTAAGTCTGCTATTTACAGTTTCATGTTCAAATGAAGATCTAGATTTAGGGAAAAATGAGTCAAAGGATATTGATAAGAACGGATCAATTGAGTTTATCTATAAAGGTAAATTATATTCTTCAACATACTTTTCAACCCAAGACTCTCTAATTATCCTAAATGACAAGATTGCGAATGAAGTGTATCGCAACTTAGGATTAAATCCAGCCTTAGCAGTTGTTATTAATGAGGATGGGGTTCTAACTTATTATGACAGTTATGATGAAATCCCCTCTTATACCTCAACACAAACTAATCTAAGAAGCACTTATGTTCCAACTTCTTTTACTGTAGATCTTTTTGAAGACTCAAGTTATAATGGAAAAAGAATAAGCTTTACGATTGACAAAAATAATACAAAAGTTTATATTCCTTCCCTAAGAGCATATGGTATGAATGATAAAATATCATCATTAAAATATAGACTTGCTCGCACTTACTCGACAGAACCACCTAGATATCCATTCCCCTTCAACATTCAATTTACCTTGTTTGAGCACGATAACTATGAAGGTAAATCTATCACTTTTGCATCTACAAAATTATACACAAGTGACACAGATCGTGAGGATACAGTTAGACGCCTTAAAGAAGTCTCTTTTGGTTCTGGCAAAAACTGGAATGATGTGGCTAGTTCGGTAATAATTGGACAATAAAATACATATTATATTATAAATAAAGCCAAGCAGTAAATGTTTGGCTTTATTTATAATTCTCATTAAAAAATATCCGTAAAACTCCATTATCCGATACATCGTAATAAGGAATTCGTAATTTTTCACATTCTAACACAAATCTTTGGAGAGTTTTCTTTGACAAAGAACCGTCAAGAATAACTTTATCTATTTCAAACACCTGATTAAGAGAATATAATGACAATGAATTATTCTCAACTAAATGAAGATAATCAACTTTCATTTTTTGATTAGGAGATCTCCCTTTCCATGTATCGTTTGTTACTATCAGGTATTTTGATCCCTTTAACCAGATAAGCGTATTGTTTTTCACTTCGGTTATTTCCTCCTTATGATATCCTATTTGATATATAACTTGTGTTGACTCCGGTCTGTTATAAACCACCAATGTATCTTTATTTTTGATAATCGTACGGAAATTCACACCTATAAAAACAAAAATACAGACCAATGATACAATCAGAACCTTGGGCTTCTTTTTTAAAAGAAAGGACATAAGTGATATAATAATTAACCATAGCAGAACCAAACCTACCGTAGACGGTTTTAGATTCTGTAGCGAAGCGTATGGTAAATTCTCGAAAAATGAAGAAGTGGAAGTTGCTGCTTTTACCAATATTTTAAATAAGCCAATCGGCAAATACTGAAGATATGTAGCAACGGCAGGTAGAAAAACTCCTACCCCCTGTAAGAAAACGATAACAATTGCATCGTACAGAGCCAATGTTATCAGTGGAATAATAATCAAATTAGTTATGAAAAAATAAACAGGAAACGTACCGAAGTAATATAAGCACAGCGGAAATATACCTATCTGCACGGATAAGGATACATTGAATATATCACGGAAATATCTTACATACCTATTTTTTACAGGCATTGCATCCGACAAAACAGGCATAAGAAGGAGCATAGATAATACGGCAAGAAAACTCAACTGGAAACCCATATCAAACAACCACAGAGGATTCCAGACAAGCATAAGAAAAGCCGTCATAAATAAAGTATTATAAGAATAGCTCTTGCTTCCGAACAATGCAGCAACACAGAGGGCAGTAAGCATAAGACAAGCCCGAAGTGCCGAAGGCGGAAAACCGATGACAAACACATAGATCCAGAGTAAAAGAATAATAATGATTTGCTTTATCCAATTGTATTTTGAGTGACGGTGTACAAAACTCAACAAAGAAGAAATAACTACAAAAATAATTCCCACGTGCATTCCACTGACTGCCAGAATATGTGCGACACCCGTAGTCCTAAAAGACTCTACAGTCTCATCAGACAAGGCATCTGTATATCCTAATGTGAGAGCCGAAAGCATACCATATTCTTCCGTAGTCAGACCTAACGATTTATATAATTGAAGTATATATTGCCTACTTTGTGCTGCCTTAATAAATAAATCGGAATTGGACACTTGTTCTTTCTGCCACCTGTCTGATCTGACGAATGTCATCCCCGAATAGCCTTTATTATACATATAACGGGCGTAGTCAAATTCATCGGGATTACCTCTATTTTTGAAAGCTTGTATTTGAGAAAAGAAAGTAAAGGTATCTCCCTCTTTTAAATCTTCTAAATTATCCTCTTTCGAAAAATAACAAACAATCTGCTTATTGAAATCTTTTAGTTTAACCTTGTAAGTATACGAGCTTGGTTTTTCCTGAGGTATATCGACAACAGTGGCTGTATAGGTTTCACTGACATCAGGAAATGTAAAGGCTGACATTTGCTGCCTGAGCATAGTCGAAACAATTCCTACACCTAACAACATAAAACAAACGCCATACCCAAATCGGAATTGGTGACCTAATATTTTAGACTTTGGAACAAAATACGAAAAGAGTATAATACCGAGTCCTAAGACAATCGGAATTATACTCCATTTTCCTATATGGTAATAA encodes:
- a CDS encoding ComEC/Rec2 family competence protein, with product MEKITKAPFFRLLLPLLLGIVIQYYYHIGKWSIIPIVLGLGIILFSYFVPKSKILGHQFRFGYGVCFMLLGVGIVSTMLRQQMSAFTFPDVSETYTATVVDIPQEKPSSYTYKVKLKDFNKQIVCYFSKEDNLEDLKEGDTFTFFSQIQAFKNRGNPDEFDYARYMYNKGYSGMTFVRSDRWQKEQVSNSDLFIKAAQSRQYILQLYKSLGLTTEEYGMLSALTLGYTDALSDETVESFRTTGVAHILAVSGMHVGIIFVVISSLLSFVHRHSKYNWIKQIIIILLLWIYVFVIGFPPSALRACLMLTALCVAALFGSKSYSYNTLFMTAFLMLVWNPLWLFDMGFQLSFLAVLSMLLLMPVLSDAMPVKNRYVRYFRDIFNVSLSVQIGIFPLCLYYFGTFPVYFFITNLIIIPLITLALYDAIVIVFLQGVGVFLPAVATYLQYLPIGLFKILVKAATSTSSFFENLPYASLQNLKPSTVGLVLLWLIIISLMSFLLKKKPKVLIVSLVCIFVFIGVNFRTIIKNKDTLVVYNRPESTQVIYQIGYHKEEITEVKNNTLIWLKGSKYLIVTNDTWKGRSPNQKMKVDYLHLVENNSLSLYSLNQVFEIDKVILDGSLSKKTLQRFVLECEKLRIPYYDVSDNGVLRIFFNENYK
- a CDS encoding bifunctional oligoribonuclease/PAP phosphatase NrnA, with translation MFTKIIDQDKITKVADLIDKADKAVIVTHVSPDGDAIGSSLGLYHYLIDQGLDATIIVPNEFPYFLKWLKGSKDILIYEKYPDFAEKLISETDLIFCLDFNVLSRIKNVGLAVEESKAKKVLIDHHPYPSDFSDVCISHPEISSTSELVFRLICRMGDFEMMSKDSAEAIYMGMMTDTGAFTYNSNDSQIYYIIAQLLNKGIDKDYIYSKVYHSYTADRYRMMGHMLSERMKIYEEYGAGLIWLDNDDQKRFNSQKGDTEGFANLPLNIRGVTFAVFMREDDGMIKISLRSQGDFPCNTFSAQCFNGGGHLNASGGEFYGSLVEAMALFENTLPEYADLLINNKNNLEKK